Proteins encoded within one genomic window of Oncorhynchus masou masou isolate Uvic2021 chromosome 1, UVic_Omas_1.1, whole genome shotgun sequence:
- the plekhf1 gene encoding pleckstrin homology domain-containing family F member 1, with protein sequence MVDQLAFTQENRERIQAVENSFGPSGKSLFRPGRVLIGEGRLMKLCRRRPQPKVFYLFNDILVYGSIILHGHWHKNQQIISLEDIQLENLEDGVSMENQWLIRTPRKSFYVSAASAEEKHAWMKHIEDCKFKQLQHAGCQPGCTFATTWIPDRASDICMRCSKTFRVNKRRHHCRRCGFVVCNACSKNRAVICHISTKPVRVCRLCHLGLQDHGALTQDEVRSRGDSDGRNCSDEYELVMPEYEATIDNEADERVDDHAPHKWVESQINSWSPYNYLKPHHQSPNLTGLSSHLT encoded by the coding sequence ATGGTGGACCAGCTGGCTTTCACGCAAGAGAACAGAGAGCGGATCCAGGCAGTGGAGAACTCCTTTGGCCCCTCTGGGAAGTCCCTGTTCAGACCTGGCCGGGTCTTGATAGGCGAGGGGCGACTGATGAAGCTGTGTCGACGCCGCCCACAGCCCAAAGTATTTTACTTGTTTAATGACATTTTGGTCTACGGTAGCATCATCCTTCATGGACACTGGCACAAGAACCAGCAGATAATCTCCCTGGAGGATATCCAGCTAGAGAACCTGGAGGACGGGGTCAGCATGGAGAACCAGTGGCTGATCCGCACCCCACGGAAGTCATTTTACGTGTCAGCTGCCTCTGCTGAGGAGAAGCATGCCTGGATGAAGCACATCGAAGACTGCAAGTTCAAGCAGCTGCAGCATGCCGGCTGTCAGCCCGGATGCACCTTCGCCACCACCTGGATCCCTGACCGGGCGTCCGACATTTGCATGCGCTGCTCTAAAACATTTCGGGTCAACAAACGTCGCCACCACTGTCGTCGCTGCGGCTTCGTCGTCTGCAACGCCTGCTCCAAGAACCGGGCCGTAATCTGCCACATCTCTACTAAGCCTGTGAGGGTATGTCGACTGTGTCACCTCGGTCTCCAGGACCATGGGGCGCTGACCCAGGACGAGGTGCGTTCACGGGGGGACAGTGATGGGAGGAACTGCTCTGATGAATACGAACTGGTCATGCCTGAGTACGAGGCGACTATCGACAATGAGGCAGATGAGCGGGTAGATGACCACGCACCACACAAGTGGGTTGAGTCTCAGATCAACTCTTGGTCCCCGTATAACTATTTAAAACCGCACCATCAAAGTCCCAATCTCACTGGCTTGTCAAGCCACTTGACTTGA
- the pop4 gene encoding ribonuclease P protein subunit p29 → MERLVQASLPPDQGHILGIVSQSDKQAEMFTNGFLKNSLPGMSKKEIGDFMLHKAVVLKYAKKEKKKKNKKRAKGLNAKQRREMKVFQLKPEHQKYELFLPLHELWEQYIRDLCNGLKTESNPQTIQQRLLKADFHGAILTVARSKCPSYVGTTGILVQEMKHVFKIITKEDKLKVIPKRNSVFAVEIDGFVSHIYGSKFELRSSERSAKKFKVKGTIDL, encoded by the exons ATGGAGA GACTCGTGCAGGCTAGCCTGCCTCCTGATCAGGGACACATTCTGGGTATAGTG TCTCAGAGTGATAAGCAGGCGGAGATGTTCACAAATGGCTTTCTGAAGAACAGTTTACCGGGTATGAGCAAGAAGGAAATCGGCGACTTCATGCTTCACAAGGCTGTGGTTCTAAAGTATGCGAAAAaggagaagaaaaagaaaaacaaaaagaGAGCCAAGGGTCTCAATGCTAAAcaaaggagagagatgaaggtcTTTCAGCTGAAACCAGAGCATCAAAA ATATGAGCTTTTCTTGCCCTTGCATGAGCTATGGGAACAGTACATCAGAGATCTGTGCAACGGATTGAAAACAGAGAG CAACCCACAGACAATTCAGCAGAGGCTGTTGAAGGCTGATTTTCATGGTGCCATTCTTACAG TGGCCAGGTCCAAATGCCCCTCGTATGTAGGCACCACAGGAATCCTAGTGCAGGAGATGAAACATGTCTTCAAAATCATCACAAAGGAGGACAAACTGAAAG TCATACCGAAGCGAAACAGTGTGTTTGCTGTGGAGATCGATGGCTTTGTCTCCCATATCTACGGTAGCAAGTTTGAACTCCGCTCAAGCGAGCGATCCGCAAAGAAATTTAAAGTCAAAGGAACCATAGACCTGTGA